The Kaistella daneshvariae genomic sequence TACCTGGATTAACGAGCTTCGAAATGTCGAAATCCAGCACGACCGCATGAGGTTTCGCAGAAATATGGAAAGAATTGGTGAAATTGCCGCTTTTGAAATCAGCAAAGATTTAGAACAAAAAGAAATTGAAATTACCACACCTTTAGATAAAATTACGGTTACAGAAGTTGCGGTTCAACCTGTTATCACCACGATTTTACGGGCTGGTGTGCCTCTTTTTCAGGGGATTTTAAATTATCTCGATAAAGCAGATTGCGGTTTTGTGGCGGCTTATCGGAAACACGATGCCAACGATTATTTTTCCATTAAGCAAGATTATTTAACCTGTCCAAATATCGACGGGCGTCCGCTAATTGTTGCAGACCCCATGTTGGCAACGGGCGCGAGTTTAATTGAAGCCATCAAAGATCTGCTGAACCATGGCAAACCAACGCAGCTGCACATTGTGGCAGCAATCGCCTCGCAGCAAGGAGTGAAAACCATTCAAAAGGAATATCCGGAAGCGAAAATCTGGGTCGGAGTTATTGATGAGAAACTGACTTCAAAAGGCTACATTACGCCAGGTTTAGGCGACGCCGGAGATTTGTCCTACGGTGAAAAACTCCAGCGATAATGTCATAATTTGATAATGTGATAATTTGATAATTTGAAAATGTACCACTTTTGATTTTATATATCAAATTTTCATCTTCACGAATCACCGCATCATCACATCGCCACATCACCGCATCAACTAATTACCGCATCACCCTAATCC encodes the following:
- the upp gene encoding uracil phosphoribosyltransferase, yielding MVTVLSHQFSLVNTWINELRNVEIQHDRMRFRRNMERIGEIAAFEISKDLEQKEIEITTPLDKITVTEVAVQPVITTILRAGVPLFQGILNYLDKADCGFVAAYRKHDANDYFSIKQDYLTCPNIDGRPLIVADPMLATGASLIEAIKDLLNHGKPTQLHIVAAIASQQGVKTIQKEYPEAKIWVGVIDEKLTSKGYITPGLGDAGDLSYGEKLQR